One Enterococcus silesiacus genomic window carries:
- a CDS encoding alpha-xylosidase codes for MKFTDGYWMTKEGYTIQSPKEVFSVQKKADSVILYAPYKKIERRGDTLNLGMSTITLSSPQPDMVSVKIVHHEKNNHGPNFELNIAEVQPLIEETENQVVLTTGNLSVTATLNDVFQLQFFGENKLLTESKFGAQGAITQVGGKHYMREQLSLGVDEQIYGLGERFTPFIKNGQTVDIWNEDGGTGSEQAYKNIPFYLSSNGYGVFVNQPEKVSFEVASENVSRAQFSVEGESLEYIIIYGPTPKDILEKYTHLTGKPGLPPAWSFGLWLSTSFTTDYSEQTVMSFIDGMLEREIPLEVFHFDCFWMKAFEWCNFKWDEELFPDPKGMLQRIHDKGIKVCVWINPYIGQKSPLYEEGKKNGYFLKQADGNVWQWDLWQAGQGIVDFTNPDAVKWYQGYLSDLLDMGVDSFKTDFGERIPTDAVYFDGSDPKKAHNYYSYLYNEVVFSLLEEKRGKNEAVLFARSGTVGSQKFPVHWGGDNLSEYVSMAETLRGGLSFLLSGFGFWSHDIGGFEESASADIYKRWTQFGLLSTHSRYHGNIEYRVPWLYDEEAVAVTRKFTKLKVQLMPYLYRQAVYTAATGVPMMRPLFMEYPEDKNTYFIDKQYFLGDSLMIAPVFTETGQVDYYLPEGKWTHLLNGEYKEVGKNGQWQTETHDYLSLPVWVKENTILVTAHKEHQSVAYAYNDTIAIHCYQLSIGHHEQIIVNSSGNPLAKIIIEKDNKNVVIRTDGLVGANYVYIHDNERVIECPLAQSELTISLEAQ; via the coding sequence ATGAAATTTACAGATGGGTATTGGATGACAAAAGAAGGATATACGATTCAATCGCCGAAAGAGGTTTTTTCGGTGCAAAAAAAAGCAGATTCAGTGATTCTATATGCTCCCTATAAAAAAATTGAGCGCCGTGGCGATACGCTTAATTTAGGCATGAGTACAATCACTTTGTCTAGTCCACAACCAGACATGGTTTCAGTTAAAATCGTTCATCATGAAAAAAATAATCATGGGCCCAATTTTGAATTGAACATAGCTGAGGTTCAGCCACTGATTGAAGAAACCGAAAATCAAGTAGTATTGACGACTGGAAATTTAAGTGTAACAGCAACTTTAAATGATGTTTTCCAACTACAATTTTTTGGTGAGAATAAACTGCTGACAGAATCAAAATTTGGTGCGCAAGGAGCAATCACACAAGTTGGTGGTAAGCATTATATGAGAGAGCAGCTATCTTTAGGGGTTGATGAGCAAATTTATGGCTTAGGTGAACGTTTTACGCCGTTTATCAAAAATGGCCAAACAGTTGATATCTGGAACGAAGATGGTGGTACAGGTAGTGAACAGGCCTATAAAAATATCCCGTTTTATCTAAGTAGCAATGGTTATGGTGTTTTCGTCAACCAGCCGGAGAAAGTATCATTTGAGGTGGCGTCTGAAAATGTTTCAAGGGCACAATTTAGTGTCGAAGGTGAAAGTTTAGAGTACATCATTATCTATGGTCCTACCCCAAAAGATATTTTAGAAAAATATACTCATTTAACTGGAAAACCAGGCTTGCCACCAGCGTGGTCATTTGGGTTATGGCTGTCAACGTCATTTACAACGGATTATAGTGAACAAACGGTCATGAGCTTTATTGATGGAATGCTGGAGCGTGAAATTCCTTTAGAAGTTTTCCACTTTGATTGTTTTTGGATGAAGGCGTTTGAATGGTGTAATTTCAAGTGGGATGAGGAATTATTCCCAGATCCTAAAGGCATGTTGCAGCGAATACATGATAAAGGTATCAAAGTTTGTGTCTGGATCAATCCTTATATCGGACAAAAATCACCTTTATATGAAGAAGGAAAGAAAAATGGCTATTTCTTAAAACAAGCGGATGGCAATGTTTGGCAATGGGATTTATGGCAAGCGGGCCAAGGAATTGTCGATTTTACCAATCCAGATGCAGTGAAATGGTACCAAGGATATCTATCTGACCTGTTGGATATGGGCGTGGATAGTTTTAAAACCGATTTTGGAGAACGTATTCCAACAGATGCCGTTTATTTTGATGGATCCGATCCTAAAAAAGCCCATAATTATTATAGCTACTTGTATAACGAAGTCGTATTTTCATTGTTAGAAGAAAAACGCGGTAAAAATGAAGCGGTTCTATTTGCACGCTCTGGTACCGTTGGCTCACAAAAGTTCCCTGTTCATTGGGGCGGTGATAATTTATCAGAATACGTTTCGATGGCCGAAACATTAAGAGGCGGTTTGTCATTCTTATTATCGGGCTTTGGTTTTTGGAGTCATGATATTGGTGGCTTTGAAGAAAGTGCTTCGGCAGATATTTACAAACGTTGGACGCAATTTGGCTTATTGTCTACGCATAGTCGATATCATGGAAATATTGAATACCGCGTACCGTGGCTATATGATGAAGAAGCTGTAGCTGTAACACGGAAATTTACCAAACTAAAGGTTCAGCTAATGCCTTATTTGTACAGGCAAGCCGTTTATACTGCAGCAACGGGTGTTCCAATGATGCGCCCACTATTCATGGAATATCCAGAAGACAAAAATACGTATTTTATCGACAAACAATATTTCTTAGGCGATTCATTGATGATAGCACCCGTTTTTACTGAGACAGGACAAGTCGATTACTATTTACCAGAAGGAAAATGGACGCACTTATTAAATGGCGAATACAAAGAAGTTGGTAAAAATGGTCAATGGCAAACGGAAACCCATGATTATTTAAGCTTACCTGTATGGGTCAAAGAAAACACGATTTTAGTAACAGCCCATAAAGAACACCAAAGTGTAGCTTATGCCTACAATGACACGATCGCGATTCATTGCTACCAATTATCAATAGGTCACCATGAACAAATAATCGTAAATAGTAGTGGAAATCCTCTTGCTAAGATTATAATAGAGAAGGATAATAAAAACGTGGTGATTCGTACAGATGGTTTGGTCGGAGCAAATTACGTTTACATCCACGACAATGAGCGCGTGATTGAGTGTCCGTTGGCACAAT
- a CDS encoding sugar ABC transporter permease, with protein sequence MIKQKKRKALWIKLAGIILTLLWLYPFYLIVVNSFKTKSEIFKNTLNVPQNFTTENYPVAFEKLDFFRSAFNSIMITAISLFVIVICTSMAAYALSRNKSKLSNTLYFVIAIGLLIPFQAIMIPLVSFFGKANMLNRPGLVIMYLGLASSMAIFLYFGALRSIPQSLDEAATIDGASKFQIYWYIILPLLKPTTVTVIVLNAIWFWNDYLLPSLVINKEGMYTIPLKMFYFFGQYSKQWHLALAALFIAIVPIIILYVFLQKYIIKGISDGAVK encoded by the coding sequence ATGATCAAGCAGAAAAAAAGAAAAGCGCTGTGGATCAAACTTGCTGGGATTATCCTAACGCTGTTGTGGTTATATCCATTCTATTTGATCGTGGTTAATTCGTTTAAAACAAAATCAGAAATTTTTAAAAACACGTTGAATGTCCCGCAAAATTTTACAACAGAAAATTATCCAGTCGCCTTTGAAAAATTAGATTTTTTTAGAAGTGCTTTTAATTCGATTATGATTACTGCGATTTCTTTATTTGTGATTGTCATTTGTACATCGATGGCAGCATATGCGTTGTCTAGAAATAAGAGTAAATTGAGTAATACCTTGTATTTTGTGATTGCCATTGGTTTATTGATTCCGTTTCAAGCGATCATGATTCCTTTAGTGTCATTTTTTGGGAAAGCCAATATGTTGAACCGACCTGGATTAGTCATTATGTATCTTGGGTTAGCTAGTAGTATGGCAATTTTTCTCTATTTTGGCGCATTAAGAAGTATTCCTCAATCTCTGGATGAAGCAGCAACGATCGATGGTGCTTCTAAGTTCCAGATTTATTGGTATATTATTTTGCCTTTATTAAAGCCAACGACCGTTACGGTGATCGTGTTGAATGCAATTTGGTTTTGGAATGACTACTTGCTTCCTTCTTTAGTTATCAACAAAGAAGGCATGTATACGATTCCTTTGAAGATGTTTTATTTCTTCGGACAGTATTCAAAACAATGGCATTTAGCGTTGGCAGCCTTGTTTATAGCGATTGTACCGATCATTATTCTTTATGTATTCCTACAAAAATATATTATTAAGGGCATTTCGGATGGTGCAGTGAAATAA
- a CDS encoding ABC transporter permease, whose translation MRNKSKSFWLFLAPSLIGMAVVLFIPLITGAYYSMTDWNGIKVGEFLGLENYLRAFQDERFLSSIWFTTKFSVVAIILVNVIGLGLAMLVTQKADKLNNLFRTVFFMPNLIGGIILGFIWQFIFIKAFAAIGDATGIEFFKGWLSTTNTGFWGLVILFVWQMSGYIMIIYISFINNIPDELIEAAEIDGATAWQTFWKIKFPMLAPAFTVSLFLTLSNAFKIYDQNLALTAGGPFDSTQMVAMNIVNEAFAVRNMGYAQAKAVIFLVIIAVISVVQISITRKREVDL comes from the coding sequence ATGCGTAATAAATCAAAATCATTTTGGTTGTTTTTGGCGCCTAGTTTGATTGGGATGGCAGTGGTTTTATTTATTCCACTGATCACAGGCGCTTATTATTCTATGACAGACTGGAATGGGATCAAAGTTGGTGAATTTTTAGGATTAGAAAATTACCTTCGAGCATTTCAAGATGAACGTTTTTTGAGTAGTATTTGGTTTACTACTAAGTTTTCGGTCGTAGCTATTATTTTAGTCAATGTTATCGGGTTAGGATTGGCAATGCTTGTTACGCAAAAAGCAGACAAGTTGAACAATCTATTTCGAACAGTTTTCTTTATGCCTAATTTGATTGGTGGAATTATTTTAGGCTTTATCTGGCAATTTATTTTTATCAAAGCCTTTGCAGCAATTGGAGATGCGACAGGGATTGAGTTTTTCAAAGGGTGGCTTTCAACGACAAATACTGGTTTTTGGGGCTTGGTGATTTTATTTGTCTGGCAGATGAGTGGTTATATTATGATCATCTATATCTCATTTATCAACAATATCCCAGATGAATTGATCGAGGCTGCAGAAATCGATGGCGCAACTGCTTGGCAGACATTTTGGAAAATCAAGTTTCCGATGTTAGCACCGGCGTTTACTGTGAGCTTATTTTTAACCTTGTCTAATGCGTTTAAAATCTATGACCAAAATTTAGCCTTGACCGCAGGTGGTCCGTTTGACTCTACACAAATGGTCGCGATGAATATTGTCAATGAAGCTTTTGCCGTGAGAAACATGGGCTATGCTCAAGCTAAAGCTGTGATTTTCTTAGTGATCATTGCCGTGATTTCTGTCGTGCAAATTAGTATTACCAGAAAACGGGAGGTTGACCTATGA
- a CDS encoding xylose isomerase produces the protein MNYFPQVEKVNYEGTETENMFAFRHYKSDEVVLGKTMKEQLRFAIAYWHTMTQDGSDPFGKPVNVRTWETTDPMETARNRVSAFFELLVKLDVEYFCFHDVDVAPEGDSLEEFFANLDEITDLIKVKMNETGIKLLWNTANMFSDPRFTNGAASSNNAEVFAYAAAQVKKGLDISKKLGGKNYVFWGGREGYESLLNTDMKLEQDNIARLFKMAVAYSKKIGHTIQFLIEPKPKEPTKHQYDFDAATAMAFLQKYDLTDDFKLNLEANHATLAGHTFEHELAVARTYDALGSIDANQGDILLGWDTDEFPTNIYDTTLAMYEILENGGIAPGGINFDSKVRRSSFEMEDLLLAHIAGMDTFARGLKAAARLKEDRFFDELKEKRYESYRTGIGAKIIEDQENLETLTEYALKHDDVTLESSHLEYVKSRLNDYLV, from the coding sequence ATGAATTATTTTCCGCAAGTAGAAAAGGTAAACTATGAAGGCACTGAGACAGAGAATATGTTTGCATTTCGTCACTACAAGTCAGATGAAGTTGTATTAGGGAAAACGATGAAAGAACAGTTGCGTTTTGCTATTGCGTATTGGCACACTATGACCCAAGATGGTTCAGATCCTTTTGGAAAACCAGTGAATGTTCGTACTTGGGAAACAACTGATCCAATGGAAACTGCGAGAAATAGAGTATCGGCATTCTTTGAATTATTAGTTAAACTGGATGTTGAATACTTTTGTTTCCATGATGTAGATGTGGCGCCAGAAGGAGATTCATTAGAAGAGTTCTTTGCTAATTTAGATGAAATCACAGACTTGATTAAAGTGAAAATGAATGAAACCGGTATCAAATTATTATGGAACACAGCGAATATGTTTTCAGATCCACGTTTTACCAATGGAGCCGCTTCTTCTAATAATGCAGAAGTTTTTGCGTATGCGGCAGCCCAAGTAAAAAAAGGACTGGATATCAGCAAAAAACTTGGCGGGAAAAATTATGTATTCTGGGGTGGTCGTGAAGGATACGAATCATTGCTGAATACGGACATGAAATTAGAACAAGACAACATTGCCCGCTTATTCAAAATGGCTGTGGCGTACTCTAAAAAAATCGGACACACTATCCAATTTTTAATCGAACCAAAACCAAAAGAACCAACAAAACACCAATATGATTTTGATGCAGCAACAGCGATGGCTTTTTTACAAAAATATGATTTAACAGATGATTTTAAATTAAATTTAGAAGCCAATCATGCAACTTTAGCAGGTCATACATTTGAACATGAACTAGCAGTAGCACGTACGTATGATGCATTGGGCTCAATCGATGCCAATCAAGGAGATATCCTGTTAGGTTGGGACACAGATGAATTTCCAACGAATATCTATGACACAACTTTAGCGATGTATGAGATTTTAGAAAATGGTGGAATTGCTCCAGGAGGTATCAATTTTGATTCAAAAGTTCGTCGTTCTTCTTTTGAAATGGAGGATCTATTATTGGCACATATCGCAGGAATGGATACCTTTGCCAGAGGGTTAAAAGCTGCAGCTAGATTGAAAGAAGACCGTTTCTTCGATGAGCTAAAAGAAAAACGCTATGAATCTTACCGAACAGGGATCGGTGCTAAAATCATCGAGGATCAAGAAAATTTAGAAACGCTGACAGAGTATGCTTTGAAACATGATGATGTCACCTTAGAATCTAGTCACTTGGAATATGTCAAATCACGTTTGAACGACTATTTAGTCTAA
- a CDS encoding MarR family transcriptional regulator: MVVNKYKIREQNESLILKGIIDHKNISRAELAVLTGLNKASVSSITKTLLDDGLIFETGIGNASTLGGRKPILLQFNPKAALILSFDIGVDYLKGTLAYLDGEAVVTIQKKRIVVSSETVIALLQQSIKELTVKTDSLIVGMCVAVHGVVNQNEIVFTPYYDLDTIDLHQKLSDHFEFPIFIENEANLAALGEYVFSLDSKTLVSLSIHSGIGAGIVDGGILRKGHFGEAGEIGHSILYPNGKKCPCGNRGCLEQYASNSVLYENLASIKGLEYVDSTIVQKLVESDDEKTAAALADNAFLLSIGINNILTVYDPEVVVINSSIYRNNPALLSMITTHLTSRFARNVQIQNSKLGSQATLFGGIALCCQNFLNIKELKLYSN, encoded by the coding sequence TTGGTAGTAAACAAATATAAAATCAGAGAGCAAAATGAATCACTCATATTAAAAGGAATCATTGACCATAAAAATATTTCCCGCGCAGAGCTTGCGGTATTAACTGGCTTGAATAAAGCTTCGGTTTCTTCTATTACTAAGACCTTGTTAGATGACGGACTTATTTTTGAAACAGGGATCGGTAATGCCAGCACACTCGGTGGCAGAAAGCCGATTTTACTGCAGTTCAATCCTAAAGCTGCATTGATTTTATCTTTTGATATCGGTGTGGATTATTTGAAAGGGACACTTGCCTATTTAGACGGTGAAGCAGTAGTCACTATTCAAAAAAAACGGATCGTAGTCTCATCGGAAACAGTTATTGCCTTACTCCAACAAAGCATCAAGGAACTAACGGTCAAAACAGATAGCTTGATTGTAGGCATGTGTGTAGCTGTGCACGGCGTGGTAAATCAAAACGAGATCGTTTTTACCCCCTATTATGATTTAGATACAATTGATCTTCATCAAAAGCTGTCCGATCACTTTGAATTTCCAATATTTATCGAAAATGAAGCCAACTTAGCGGCCTTGGGAGAATATGTTTTTTCTTTAGATAGTAAAACCTTAGTTAGTTTAAGTATTCACAGTGGCATTGGTGCTGGGATTGTTGATGGAGGGATTCTAAGAAAAGGCCATTTTGGTGAAGCTGGTGAAATCGGTCATTCTATTTTATATCCAAATGGGAAGAAATGTCCTTGCGGCAACCGCGGGTGTCTGGAACAGTACGCTTCAAACTCTGTTTTATATGAAAACTTAGCCTCAATCAAAGGGTTAGAATATGTCGATTCGACCATTGTACAAAAGCTAGTCGAAAGCGACGATGAAAAAACAGCGGCTGCCCTAGCTGACAACGCCTTTCTACTAAGTATTGGAATCAACAACATTCTTACAGTGTATGATCCAGAAGTGGTTGTGATCAACAGTTCTATTTATCGCAATAACCCTGCACTGCTATCGATGATTACAACTCATCTGACTAGCCGCTTTGCAAGAAATGTGCAAATTCAAAATAGCAAATTAGGCAGTCAAGCAACTTTATTTGGCGGGATTGCTTTATGCTGCCAGAATTTTTTGAATATAAAAGAATTGAAACTATATTCTAACTAA
- a CDS encoding bifunctional metallophosphatase/5'-nucleotidase, translated as MKQQLKIYYTSDVHGYLFPTSYADTQEKAMGLLKCIPNFKKDENTLIIDGGDMLQGSALATYCQDHSEAGFPQATVLNQAGYDFVTLGNHDVNYGTSYLYKYLEALDATCVCENVLDAKSQTEKFPWTIKTLANGLKVGIVGVVTDYINVWEKAENIKDITITDPFIAAKKALEKVKPQVDLTICIYHGGFERDVKSGEVLSKTSENIGYKICEELDFDLLLTGHQHLLIEGQLLHGTYIVQPSANALNYFEIDIEKVQNNIKITSTVGKPTSSPETELVGRLQPVEKEVQNWLDQAIGKLNSDALAEEKLAMALNGSPVVALIGEVQLQASNAQIAVVSLANTSPGFHKAVTMRDVIATYPYTNQLITLKITGAQLRRVIDKNADYFSLDEQHKVIISPSYLYPKVEHYHFDFFVGIDYTIDLCAKAGERVTKLLYKNKIVQETDEFTIALSDYRASGGGGFPTYQDCPIINEGSKEIVELIVEFIQSKDEINIPKNLNYRINQTCV; from the coding sequence ATGAAGCAACAACTGAAGATTTATTATACATCTGATGTTCATGGTTATTTATTCCCAACTAGCTATGCTGATACGCAAGAAAAAGCTATGGGATTGTTAAAATGTATCCCTAACTTTAAAAAAGATGAGAATACATTAATCATCGATGGTGGGGATATGCTTCAAGGATCAGCTTTAGCAACCTATTGTCAAGACCATTCAGAAGCCGGATTTCCTCAGGCAACGGTATTGAATCAGGCAGGCTATGATTTTGTTACCTTAGGAAATCATGATGTCAATTATGGCACAAGTTATTTGTATAAGTATTTAGAAGCACTTGATGCAACATGTGTATGTGAGAATGTATTGGATGCAAAAAGCCAAACGGAAAAATTCCCATGGACGATCAAGACGTTAGCGAATGGTTTAAAAGTCGGGATTGTTGGCGTAGTGACAGATTATATCAATGTTTGGGAAAAAGCTGAAAACATCAAGGATATTACCATCACTGATCCGTTTATAGCTGCAAAAAAAGCATTAGAGAAAGTCAAACCGCAAGTTGATCTTACGATTTGTATCTATCATGGCGGCTTTGAACGAGATGTAAAATCAGGTGAGGTCTTATCTAAAACAAGTGAAAATATCGGTTATAAAATCTGTGAAGAACTCGATTTTGACTTATTGTTGACCGGACATCAGCATTTATTGATTGAAGGGCAGCTCTTACATGGCACTTATATTGTGCAGCCTTCAGCGAATGCACTGAATTATTTTGAAATTGATATTGAAAAAGTACAAAATAACATCAAAATAACGTCGACTGTGGGCAAACCCACGTCTTCTCCAGAAACTGAGCTGGTAGGTCGACTACAGCCTGTGGAAAAAGAAGTACAAAATTGGCTGGATCAAGCGATCGGAAAATTGAACAGCGATGCATTAGCTGAAGAGAAGTTGGCAATGGCATTGAATGGAAGCCCCGTCGTAGCGTTGATCGGAGAAGTTCAACTGCAAGCCAGCAACGCACAGATTGCAGTGGTTTCTTTAGCGAACACGTCCCCGGGTTTTCATAAGGCTGTAACGATGAGAGACGTGATTGCAACCTATCCATACACCAATCAGCTGATTACATTAAAGATTACTGGTGCGCAATTGAGACGGGTTATTGACAAAAACGCGGATTACTTTAGTTTAGATGAACAACATAAAGTGATTATTTCACCAAGTTATTTATATCCTAAAGTTGAACATTATCATTTTGACTTTTTTGTTGGGATCGATTATACAATTGATCTTTGTGCAAAAGCAGGCGAGCGTGTAACGAAGCTGCTCTACAAAAATAAAATCGTTCAAGAGACAGATGAATTTACCATTGCTTTAAGTGATTATCGAGCAAGTGGAGGCGGAGGCTTTCCAACCTATCAGGATTGTCCTATAATCAATGAAGGGTCTAAGGAAATCGTTGAGCTGATTGTTGAGTTTATCCAATCAAAAGATGAGATCAACATACCTAAGAACCTGAATTATAGAATCAATCAAACGTGTGTATAA
- a CDS encoding 2,' 3'-cyclic nucleotide 2'-phosphodiesterase, translated as MNELTILSTTDVHGFLTATAKEENGICSLPAIAANYHEPILIDNGDFLVGSPQTTFFNTTRAISPLIELANKIGFDVMVPGNHDFDYGIDFLKRQVAVFSGKYLCANVLDLKDELIFEPYTIIERSGLKVGVIGVITSAMPQITDYDQISDLKFINAIDSLNKWVPLVRSQVDVLIVSYHGGIERDMLTGQPTQYDTGEDQTYRIISEIAGIDGVICGHQHRVNAGILNNTAFVQPGYQGNYIGELTFSIQAGQVMNRKGQLIDTKAYPAARYHLYDEVDYEKWLEKELDLSFLDQYIAKKVPGTFYAVELKGPTKGNFLSSFKPPYTLSTYHVSKSELAELLLRQEVQGVRLEKNQLLPDQSDYRVTSNGPIFPSYRVETTYIYNIFDGYIASVNKY; from the coding sequence ATGAATGAATTAACGATATTAAGTACAACGGATGTTCATGGTTTTTTGACAGCGACAGCAAAAGAAGAGAACGGTATTTGTTCTCTTCCTGCAATTGCTGCAAACTATCATGAACCCATTTTGATCGACAATGGCGATTTTTTAGTAGGTAGTCCTCAGACTACTTTTTTTAATACAACTAGAGCAATCTCACCTTTGATCGAGCTTGCAAATAAGATTGGTTTTGATGTCATGGTTCCAGGAAATCATGATTTTGATTATGGTATCGATTTTTTGAAACGTCAAGTTGCCGTATTTTCAGGCAAGTATTTGTGTGCCAATGTGTTGGATTTGAAAGATGAATTGATTTTTGAACCGTACACGATTATTGAACGTAGTGGTCTTAAGGTTGGTGTGATAGGCGTGATCACCAGTGCTATGCCGCAAATTACTGATTATGATCAAATTAGTGACCTTAAATTTATCAACGCAATAGACAGCTTAAACAAATGGGTGCCGCTTGTTCGTAGCCAAGTCGATGTATTGATCGTAAGTTATCATGGCGGGATTGAACGAGATATGCTTACAGGGCAGCCAACGCAATATGACACTGGTGAAGATCAGACATATCGAATCATCAGTGAAATAGCTGGGATCGATGGTGTGATTTGTGGTCATCAGCATCGAGTAAATGCCGGTATATTAAATAATACTGCCTTTGTACAGCCTGGCTATCAAGGAAATTATATTGGAGAATTAACTTTTTCTATTCAAGCGGGTCAAGTGATGAATAGAAAGGGTCAATTGATTGATACAAAGGCCTACCCAGCCGCTCGTTATCATCTATATGATGAAGTGGACTATGAGAAATGGCTGGAAAAAGAACTTGACCTAAGCTTTTTGGATCAGTATATAGCCAAAAAAGTGCCAGGTACATTTTATGCAGTAGAACTGAAAGGGCCAACGAAAGGAAACTTTTTATCCAGTTTTAAGCCACCATACACGCTTTCAACTTATCATGTATCAAAAAGTGAATTGGCAGAATTATTATTAAGACAAGAAGTGCAAGGAGTAAGGTTAGAAAAAAATCAACTCCTGCCTGATCAATCAGATTATCGTGTAACGAGCAATGGACCGATCTTTCCAAGCTATCGTGTGGAAACAACTTATATTTATAACATTTTCGACGGATACATTGCGAGTGTTAATAAGTATTAA
- a CDS encoding phosphate ABC transporter permease, with product MSINRKLKSYLPIIVVLAIILYSAAGIDYSEAGNMSFDMVKSVFSGLFHPDWAYVYDGSGEDLLSLLLLTIGIAFLGTVIATVLALPLTFISAHNLWKSNTIVSKIGKFICNVLRAFPELVYAIIFVKMVGPGPFAGVLAIGVHQIGMLGKLYTEEIESMDEAPVESMTAVGANFWQTMFYARLPQLIPTFLSLALNHFEIAVRSAATLGLVGAGGIGAPMIFAIQSRAWDKVGIILFGIIITVFLIDAGTGYLRKKLQ from the coding sequence ATGAGCATAAATCGAAAGTTAAAAAGCTATTTGCCAATTATCGTTGTTTTAGCGATCATTCTGTATTCAGCAGCAGGTATCGATTATTCGGAAGCTGGAAATATGTCGTTCGATATGGTCAAATCTGTTTTTTCAGGTTTGTTTCATCCGGATTGGGCGTATGTCTATGACGGCAGTGGAGAAGATTTACTGAGCTTGTTGCTATTAACAATCGGAATTGCCTTTTTAGGAACAGTGATTGCGACGGTTTTAGCATTACCATTAACATTTATCAGCGCGCACAATCTATGGAAATCAAATACGATCGTTTCTAAAATCGGCAAGTTCATTTGCAATGTATTAAGAGCTTTTCCAGAACTTGTTTATGCCATTATCTTTGTGAAGATGGTAGGACCTGGGCCATTTGCTGGCGTTCTAGCAATCGGCGTTCATCAGATCGGTATGTTAGGTAAATTATATACAGAAGAAATCGAATCAATGGATGAAGCGCCAGTAGAATCAATGACGGCCGTCGGTGCTAACTTTTGGCAAACCATGTTTTATGCACGCTTGCCACAATTGATTCCCACCTTTTTATCACTGGCATTGAATCACTTTGAGATAGCCGTCCGCAGTGCAGCAACGCTTGGTTTAGTTGGAGCAGGAGGAATCGGTGCACCGATGATATTTGCCATTCAATCAAGAGCTTGGGATAAAGTTGGCATCATTTTGTTTGGCATCATTATTACAGTATTTTTGATCGATGCTGGCACTGGTTATTTACGTAAAAAACTACAGTAA
- a CDS encoding phosphate ABC transporter permease → MKLKDTIHRDLYKHLFIVALVLLCVYSSARVTGAELADVFNNLDQMGLFLQRFLSPDWSYIPKIIEPMLKTIKMSVVGTTLGVVFAVPFAFLATTVVTRNFFVTTIIRFLMSIVRTIPNLLLAALFVAMFGIGEFTGVLTIAVFTFGMVSQLVYEAIETIDHGPIEAAESVGATKMQIAFWSIAPQISHQIASYSLYAFEVNIRASTILGYVGAGGIGVILNSSLSLMRYDRVSIIILAILVVVITIDWISEIIRKRLV, encoded by the coding sequence ATGAAGCTAAAAGATACGATTCACCGTGATTTATATAAGCACTTATTTATTGTCGCGTTAGTTCTTTTGTGCGTGTATTCAAGTGCACGTGTGACTGGGGCCGAGCTGGCAGATGTCTTTAATAACTTAGATCAGATGGGTCTTTTTTTACAACGTTTTCTTAGTCCTGATTGGAGCTATATTCCTAAAATTATTGAACCAATGTTGAAAACAATTAAAATGTCAGTAGTGGGAACAACACTTGGTGTCGTTTTTGCTGTGCCGTTTGCATTTCTAGCGACAACCGTTGTGACTAGAAACTTTTTTGTAACAACGATCATCCGCTTTTTAATGAGTATTGTGCGGACGATCCCTAACTTACTGTTGGCTGCCTTATTTGTTGCGATGTTTGGGATCGGTGAGTTTACAGGTGTCTTAACGATTGCTGTGTTTACCTTTGGGATGGTCTCACAATTAGTTTATGAAGCCATCGAAACAATTGATCATGGTCCAATCGAAGCGGCTGAATCAGTCGGTGCGACAAAAATGCAGATCGCTTTTTGGTCGATCGCACCGCAAATATCTCACCAAATTGCCAGTTATTCTTTGTATGCATTTGAAGTCAACATTCGTGCATCGACGATTTTAGGCTATGTTGGTGCGGGTGGAATCGGTGTGATTTTGAATTCTTCGTTGAGTTTGATGCGCTATGATCGGGTGTCAATCATTATTTTAGCTATATTAGTTGTTGTGATCACGATCGACTGGATCAGTGAAATTATCAGAAAGAGGTTGGTATAA